Within the Malus sylvestris chromosome 4, drMalSylv7.2, whole genome shotgun sequence genome, the region TTAAAGtcttgtatttaattttataaaaagaaaaaaaaattggtaaaaTAATTCTGGGCTTTGTTTTTGCACCCCAAGCGAAAGAGTGGGCCGTTTGGGCTTACATAAGCACGCAACTCAAAGGAAACTATGAGCCCGTTGGGCTTTACATTATTGGCGCGTAACTGATGaacatttaatgaaaaataaaaaaataaaaataattagataTCCGATCTCAACTAGAAATCGCACGAAATAAACCACCGGAAAGAGGATATTTGACACTGCGAAGTTGAATCGGAAGCTCGGATTCAAACCCTAGAGGTATGCTAATTCCCAAATTGATTTGATACGTCTCGATTTACACCCCTATATCTGTCAAAGTTTCGTTTTTTCTGCTGTAATCTGGTGGATTGGAGTTGCTCTGTGTGTGAATTTGgtctaaattttaattttaatttttttgctgTTAAGTTTTTGGTTTGGTTGATCTCTGATTGGATTATTTGTTTCCGTTAGGTTTCAGTGTTTAAATTTATGATTTGAGCATTTGGGTGTTTGATTTTTCTGGTCGAATGTAGAATTTGAGTGTGTGGTTTCAGCTGTGTAAATTTTTTGATCCAGATTTTGTTTGCAGGGTGAGAATTTGGATGATCACTTTTCAGCTAACTTTAAGTAGTAAATTCTGATTTGGAACTACAGCCCACTAACTGCATTGTCTTTATTTTTCGCTTTTCAATCACTGATAATATGATATCACTTGTGTGAATTATATTTCTCATTGACATTGGCATCAATGATTCAGTTGTGTTGATTGCTTTCATCTTTAGTCGGGCAGTCTCTAGCTCTCTCTGCCCCTCTCGTCGTGCTTTCTCCGTCCTCTCACATCGCTTGCTCTCTGTTCTGCCCTCCACCTTGTATTTTCCTTGCAATTTTCTTTCGATTGATTGAATCTAATTATTGCTTATCTCTCAAATTTTTCAATTTgattatataatttttcaattgctaAAGAACCCATCTGACCTCCTTTGGGTCATATCCTTCAGAACCCCTTCTACTTTTGCCGGGTTGCTGATTTTGTAgctgaagaaagagaaggattGGGGAAAAAAGTTGAGAATTTGTAAGCTGGGTTTTGCTGGGTTTCTTGTTGCTGCCTTTGTGGTGGGGTTTGCTTCAGGGGTGCAGGCCCGCACTGAGAGAATTTCACATAGGAGACAGAAagactatgttttttttttcgatttgcATGATTTTATTGctcttgggtttttgccatttTTCGATTTTGAATTTCATTATGCTACCTTTATGCTTCAGCTGCGACATGGGTTTCGATCAATTGAAAATTTCAGTTTTGATTGATGGGGTGTTCGTAGGTTTGGTATAACTTTTGGATCTGCTATCTAAATTTGTGTTCAATTGGATATGTGCTACCTTTTGCATTGGTATATTTTGTGAACTTGGATATGTTCGATTGGATATGTGATATCTGCCATCTAAATCTTCAATTTTTctcttaaaaataataatagtttGAATTCCTCTTATCTGGTATAGTACCAAatacagtataaataatacggttaTTAATCTGATATTGCAGCAAAcacccgactaatttagtcggTACTCTCCGATGACTATTTATCATATTcgactgaaatagtcagtacagtcctaGTTGTCAAACAAGGCCTTAGACTTTTCAATGTGGTTGAtgccatttttcttctttcttgttgTAGTCGATACTATTAAAATGGCCGGCAGAGCTCGTATCCCCAATAAGAGTTCAGCGCTCATTGCCATGATTGCTGATGAGGTATGGTTACTCAATTTTTGGACTGAATCTGTTCTGGCATTCTTGATTTGTCTTCCTGATGAGACGATTGGTTATCATGTAGGACACTGTAACTGGATTTTTGCTGGCTGGAGTGGGTAACGTTGACTTGCGAAGAAAGACAAATTATCTCATTGTTGATTCAAGTATGTTACGACTTTATTTATGCACAAGTGTTGGAACTGCAACTATACTGGTCACCTGTTTCTATATATTTGTATGCAGATAGGTTAGCAGATGGACCAAAATGCCAATCTGGTATATGATTAGCAGTCTATTAGTCAGATATTTTTGCCGTCTAATGCTGTGGGTAAATGAAAGGGGGAATTGGGCAAGGGGAAGGAAACGACTAACATAGAGGAAATGAAAATCTATGTGACCCCGAAGTGTCGGAGTGTCGGACACCCCGACATGCCGTAGGTCATCGGTAGTGAACCTTCCCATCTTGTTatcaagaaaaaacaaaaaaaataggcCGCCATCATTCATTAGTGAAGCAAGGTATCATATTACAGTTTGGTAAGCTAATGGTATGTGTTTCTGGTTTTCTCAGAAACAACAGTGAAACAAATTGAAGATGCATTCAAGGAGTTTACGACAAAGGACGACATTGCAATTGTCTTGATCAGCCAATATGTAAGTTCTTTCTCATACTTCAAAGTTCTTCAACTGTTATGAATACGACTTTTCTGGTACCGAGGCAATATCCTTAGTGCTCAAGCAGTTGCCAAAACTTTTTATGTAATGCCA harbors:
- the LOC126620156 gene encoding V-type proton ATPase subunit F, yielding MAGRARIPNKSSALIAMIADEDTVTGFLLAGVGNVDLRRKTNYLIVDSKTTVKQIEDAFKEFTTKDDIAIVLISQYVANMIRFLVDSYNKPVPAILEIPSKDHPYDPAHDSVLSRVKYLFNTESVASGRR